In Mesoplasma florum L1, the DNA window TAAAAACCCATATTTATTAGTTTCATCACGATATGTTTCAAAACCTAATTCATTACCTAAATTTAAAATATAGTCTAATGCATCATTAACTCCTTTTCCAAAAGGCATATTTCCAATTGGATCTGCTAATACTGATGGTATTCTAATTAATTCTTTAGTTTTTTCTAAAGCTTCTGTGAAATATTTATCTAATAATAATTTGTTGTTAATTTCCATAATATTCTCCTTAATTAACTTTGTTAATTGATTTTAAAAATTGATAAGCTCGATTTATCTCAACCATTTTATCTTTTGCTTCTGCTGTTTTATTTTTGTCTGGGTGATAAGTCATTGCTAATTTACGATATTGTTTTTTAATTTCATCACTTGTTGATTTTTCATTTACACCAAGTGTTTGATAAGCTCAGTTAATATCACTGAACTGATCTGACATTTTTGATTGTTTTTGTTGGTGATATGTATATTGTTGATATTGATTATTGAATGTTTCTGATTGTTGATAAACTCCAGATTGTTTATATAATTCATTAATTAAATCATCAATAGCTTTTGCAAATCATGAATGCATTAAATTGACTTCTTTATCAATATCTAATAATGCATCTCCTTTTAAGAAATCTATTTTAGCTTTTAATATTCTTGGTACAAAACCTTGAGTAACTACTTTCATATATATATTTAAAGATTCATTATAAAATTTCATTAAAAAGTTTCGATTTTGATAATTATCTTCTAAACCAGTTTGATCAAATGCTTTTAATAGTTTTTTTTGTTCAACTAATCAAAAATTCAATATTTTTGATTGTGCTTCATTTAATTCTTTAATTACATCATTTGTTGTTGTAAAAGAAAAATTATTTTTTAATAAATATTCTTTTGTATTATTAAACTCTGAGTTAAAAGGAAACTCTTCAAAACTTTCATAATAGTCATATTTTGATACTAAAACAGTTCTTTTAGTATTTCTCATTCATACCTTACGATTAGTGCTTAATAACTCTTCATTTTTCCTTATTTGAGCGTCTGGTGAATCAATCCGATTCTTTTTAAACGTAAATAAAAATGTTATTGTTCCAATAACAAATAAAGTTATGATTATACAAAGTATAATAATTAACATTTTTACCATTTTATACCTCTTTAGTGTTTATATTATTTTAACAAAATAAACAAAAAAAATTAGTCGAGTAATCGACTAATTGATTTTTATGAATAATTATTCAGCAGGAGCTACAACTTTAACTCTTGTACGACCTTTTCCAAATTTTTCATATTTAACGATTCCTGATACTAATGCAAATAAAGTATCATCTCCACCACGTCCAACATTTTGACCTGGGTGAATTTTTGTACCTCTTTGTCTAAAGATGATTGAACCTGCGTTTGCGAATTGTCCATCAGCTTTTTTAGCTCCTAAACGTTTTGATTCTGAGTCACGACCGTTTTTAGTTGACCCTACTCCTTTTTTAGAAGCGAAGAATTGTAAATTTAATATAAAACGCATATTAGTATACCTCCATAATTTCTATAAACTGTTTGTATTGTGTTTGTATTGTTGATAATTGTATTTTCAACATTTTCAACATTGTTTGTAAAGATTGATTTTCTATATTGTTATTTGTAATAACAATTTTATTTTCTAAAACTTTTAAATCAACTTCTTTTGAAAAGTGAATATCTAAAGCATTTAATGCTCCAAATGTAATTCCTGAAACAGCTGCACATACAAGATCTTGTCCGTAAGGTCCAGATTCAGCATGCCCTGATATTTCAAATTGTTTTAACAATTCACCTTCATTTTTAATTTTGACTTTAATCATAATTAAGCTTCAATTTTTTCAATTTTTACTTTTGTATATGGTTGTCTGTGACCATAAACTTTATTAACGTTTTTCTTAGGGTGGTATCTAACTACACGAATTTTTTTACCTTTACCTTGTTTAACGATTGTACCAGTAACTTTAGCACCTTGTACTAATGGGCTACCAAATTTTCCATCAACCATTAAAACCTCTTCGAAAGTAACTTCAGTGTTTAATTCACCTTCTAATTTTTCGATAAAGATTTCCATTCCAGCTTCAACTTTAATTTGTTTTCCACCTGTTTTTATAATTGCGAACATATTTATCCTCCAGTCTAGACTCGCCTTTATACGTGAGATATAAATCTACTTATGTACGTATTAATTAAGAGCGGTTGAAACTTGATTTCAACATTTAAATGATACTACAAACCAATATATAATTCAACTAAAGAGATTAACTACTTAATATATTTACTTGTTTTTAACCAAAATACTTATTAAAAACCATATCTTTACCTATATTAGCATCTAAAGTTGTATTAATAGGTTGTGACATTTCTAAATTATTATTTTGATTGATTAAACTATTATCAAATGATCTCATAGTTTCTAGTTTAACTATATTATCTGAAATATTACTATTAGCATTTAGCTTAACAGAAGTTGTATCATCAAATTCAAAACTAGAATTACCTATTTTAAATTTTGCTTTATCATGCCCTTTAGCAGCTTCTATATAAGCAAATGGTAACATTGCTACATCAATAATAAAATCACCCGTTTTACCAATAATAGAACCTATTCCATTTAACAACGCTCCTGAAGCAGCTCCACCTTTTATATCTTTTAATTCATCAACTTTTAGTTTTTGCATAATTACCTCTTTTCTAACTTCATATTGTTATTACAAAATAAAATTAAAAAATTAAGAATAAAATAATTATTTATTAAAAATATAATTAATTAACATTTCTTCATCTTCTTTTTTAGTATTAATATCTTTTCTAAATAAAATTTCATCTTGTTTTCAATAACCATTATAAGGTTCTAACATATATGAAAAGATTTGGTCAATTAATTCAAACATTATGTTTTCATCAGTAGTATTTTCATATTCTTGTACTAGTTTAAATAACTTATTATCTTTTTCTTGTATTATCTTAAATGTAAGATTAAATTTACCTGATTGTATTTATCTATTAGCAATTGATTATTAATAACTTTATTATTATGTTTAATAAAATAATCTAATGCTTTATTAACTTCATTATTAGTATCATGAATAATAACTCCATTTAAATGCATTAAGTCAAAAACATTATTAGTTTGTAAATAAAACTGATCAATTGTTTTAATCATACAATCAACAGGAATATCATTAACGTAAAAATGCATACCTGTAATATTTGGTGTAATAGTTTTATTTAAAACAATTGTTAAATCATAATCACCTTGTTGGTTTTGATCTTGATTTAAATAGTCACGACTTCCACATTGAATAATTCCAATAATGTTTTTGTTTTGTTTTAAGTTATCAATTAAGTCTTTAAGACTTTTAAAATGTAATTTTTTAATCATATATACTCTCTTTTTAATTTAATAAATTATTATATTTTAACATAAATTTTTTAGTGTTTAGTCTGAATAAATAAAAAAGAACTACTTGAGTTCTTTTACTTATTATTAATAAATAGTTAACTAATTAGTTAGAATATTTATCTGAAATTATTGAGTATGAGAATATAGAAAGAGCTTCTGATTCTGGTTCTTCACCATTACCTGAGTCTGTTGATCAAGTTACAACAAAAGTTACTTTAGAACCATCAACAACTTTATCTGAACCTTTTCCTGTTATTTCAACACTTGTTGTTGCTTCATCATCAGTACGAGCAACTGTAAAGTCTACATAATCAGTTCCATTTACTAATCCAGCTGCAGTTAACACAGTTTCAATTTGTGTTTTAACAGTTGAAACATCATTTCCTTTAGCAGCTGAAATTTTTAAATCATCAGCTTTAATAATATCTGCTAAATCTTTTGAAAAGTCTGTTGATCAAGTTACAACAAAAGTTACTTTAGAACCATCAACAACTTTATCTGAACCTTTTCCTGTTATTTCAACACTTGTTGTTGCTTCATCATCAGTACGAGCAACTGTAAAGTCTACATAATCAGTTCCATTTACTAATCCAGCTGCAGTTAACACAGTTTCAATTTGTATTTTAACAGCTGAAGCATCATTTCCTTTAGCCGCTGAAATTTTTAAATCATCAGCTTTAATAATATCTGCTAAATATTTTGAAAAGTCTGTTGATCAAGTTACAACAAAAGTTACTTTAGAACCATCAACAACTTTATCTGAACCTTTTCCTGTTATTTCAACACTTGTTGTTGCTTCATCATCAGTACGAGCAACTGTAAAGTCTACATAATCAGTTCCATTTACTAATCCAGCTGCAGTTAACACCGTTTCAATTTGTGTTTTAACAGCTGAATCATCATTTCCTTTAGCAGCTGAAATTTTTAAATCATCAGCTTTAATAATATCTGCTAAATCTTTTGAAAAGTCTGTTGATCAAGTTACAACAAAAGTTACTTTAGAACCATCAACAACTTTATCTGAACCTTTTCCTGTTATTTCAACACTTGTTGTTGCTTCATCATCAGTACGAGCAACTGTAAAGTCTACATAATCAGTTCCATTTACTAATCCAGCTGCAGTTAACACAGTTTCAATTTGTGTTTTAACAGTTGAAACATCATTTCCTTTAGCAGCTGAAATTTTTAAATCATCAGCTTTAATAA includes these proteins:
- a CDS encoding DnaJ domain-containing protein, translated to MRNTKRTVLVSKYDYYESFEEFPFNSEFNNTKEYLLKNNFSFTTTNDVIKELNEAQSKILNFWLVEQKKLLKAFDQTGLEDNYQNRNFLMKFYNESLNIYMKVVTQGFVPRILKAKIDFLKGDALLDIDKEVNLMHSWFAKAIDDLINELYKQSGVYQQSETFNNQYQQYTYHQQKQSKMSDQFSDINWAYQTLGVNEKSTSDEIKKQYRKLAMTYHPDKNKTAEAKDKMVEINRAYQFLKSINKVN
- the rpmA gene encoding 50S ribosomal protein L27, whose product is MRFILNLQFFASKKGVGSTKNGRDSESKRLGAKKADGQFANAGSIIFRQRGTKIHPGQNVGRGGDDTLFALVSGIVKYEKFGKGRTRVKVVAPAE
- a CDS encoding ribosomal-processing cysteine protease Prp, which translates into the protein MIKVKIKNEGELLKQFEISGHAESGPYGQDLVCAAVSGITFGALNALDIHFSKEVDLKVLENKIVITNNNIENQSLQTMLKMLKIQLSTIQTQYKQFIEIMEVY
- the rplU gene encoding 50S ribosomal protein L21 gives rise to the protein MFAIIKTGGKQIKVEAGMEIFIEKLEGELNTEVTFEEVLMVDGKFGSPLVQGAKVTGTIVKQGKGKKIRVVRYHPKKNVNKVYGHRQPYTKVKIEKIEA